In Pollutimonas sp. M17, a single genomic region encodes these proteins:
- a CDS encoding Hsp20/alpha crystallin family protein, producing the protein MANNLMRFNPFGELSRFDAFRDFDEMFKNFRLSGPLGEQAAPRINLDVSESEQAYSVKAEVPGARKEDVKVTLDGNTVSIRVETRKESEQKDGETVLHSERYYGVQSRSFVLAQDIDDAQASARYQDGVLELTLPKKSGEKGAKVLEIA; encoded by the coding sequence ATGGCAAACAATCTGATGCGCTTCAATCCATTCGGCGAACTTTCCCGTTTCGACGCATTCCGCGACTTTGACGAGATGTTCAAGAATTTCCGCCTGAGCGGCCCGCTGGGCGAGCAGGCGGCTCCACGCATAAACCTGGACGTTTCCGAAAGCGAGCAGGCTTACAGCGTGAAAGCCGAAGTGCCCGGAGCTCGGAAGGAAGATGTAAAGGTCACGCTGGACGGAAACACGGTCTCGATCCGCGTCGAGACGCGAAAGGAAAGCGAGCAAAAAGACGGTGAAACCGTCCTGCACAGCGAACGCTATTACGGCGTGCAATCGCGCAGCTTCGTGCTGGCGCAGGACATAGACGATGCCCAGGCCAGCGCTCGGTATCAGGACGGTGTACTGGAACTGACGCTGCCAAAAAAATCGGGAGAGAAAGGCGCTAAAGTGCTGGAAATAGCCTGA
- a CDS encoding quinone oxidoreductase family protein — translation MQVVEEELPAPQAGQVQVRQEAIGFNYIDIYQRQGVYPLPLPTGLGHEAAGVVVATGPGVSNFKAGDRVAYMNAGVGAYASLRNVPADKLLALPDDISCEDAAAVLFKGMTAQYLLHKTHRVQPGDMVLVHAAAGGVGQILCRWAKHLGAFVVGTAGSADKCRLAREAGCDIAIDYSLPGWPATLLAETGGRKARVVYDSVGRHTFLHSLDCAAPFGLVVLYGAASGPAPEISPELLNKKGCLFLTRPSVFPHNADPATFRANAKVLFDAMSSGTVLASIGARYRLDDVVQAHEAAQARRTSGAIVLTP, via the coding sequence ATGCAGGTGGTCGAAGAGGAACTGCCCGCGCCGCAAGCCGGTCAGGTTCAAGTCCGCCAGGAAGCCATCGGCTTCAACTACATCGATATCTATCAACGCCAGGGCGTCTACCCGCTGCCTCTGCCGACCGGTCTCGGCCATGAGGCCGCCGGCGTGGTCGTGGCGACCGGCCCGGGCGTATCCAATTTCAAGGCGGGCGATCGCGTAGCCTATATGAACGCCGGCGTGGGCGCGTACGCCAGCCTGCGCAATGTGCCGGCTGACAAGCTGCTTGCCTTGCCGGACGATATCTCATGCGAGGATGCGGCGGCCGTGCTTTTCAAGGGTATGACGGCTCAATATCTGCTGCACAAGACCCATCGCGTTCAGCCTGGCGACATGGTGCTGGTGCACGCGGCCGCCGGCGGGGTCGGCCAGATACTGTGCCGCTGGGCCAAGCATCTGGGCGCCTTCGTCGTCGGAACGGCCGGCTCTGCGGATAAGTGCCGGCTGGCGCGCGAGGCCGGCTGCGACATCGCCATCGACTACAGCTTGCCCGGCTGGCCCGCAACGCTGCTGGCCGAAACGGGCGGCCGCAAGGCGCGCGTCGTCTACGACTCGGTGGGCCGCCACACCTTCCTGCATTCGCTCGATTGCGCGGCGCCTTTCGGCCTGGTCGTTTTGTATGGCGCGGCGTCCGGACCTGCGCCCGAAATCTCTCCTGAACTGCTCAACAAGAAAGGCTGCCTCTTTCTGACCCGCCCGTCGGTCTTTCCCCATAACGCCGATCCGGCGACGTTTCGGGCGAATGCCAAGGTGCTGTTCGACGCGATGTCTTCAGGCACCGTGCTGGCCAGCATCGGCGCCCGCTATCGCCTCGATGACGTGGTGCAGGCCCATGAAGCCGCCCAGGCGCGCCGGACCAGCGGCGCCATCGTTCTAACCCCCTGA